CTTTTAACACTTTCCGTTAGCGTGTCTGCGATCGACTGCGGCACTTGATCATAATGCGAAAATTGCATGGTATAAATCGCGCGCCCCTGCGTGATCGAGCGCAACGTTGTGGCATATCCGAACATCTCGCTCAGCGGAACGGTCGCTGCAATCACTTGCGCATCGCTGCGCGGAAACATGCCGCGAATACGCCCGCGCCGCGAGTTCAGATCGCCCATGACATCGCCCATGTAGCTTTCCGGCACGACAACTTCCACATCCATAACCGGCTCCAGCAACACCGGCGAGGCTTTTTTCGCGCCTTCTTTGAAAGCCATGGAACCCGCAATTTTAAAGGCCATTTCCGAAGAATCGACATCGTGATACGAGCCATCGATTAGACTGGCCTTGACATCAACCACGGGATAACCGGCCAGCACGCCGTTTTGCAGGGCCTGCTGAATGCCTTCCATCGTCGGCTTGATATATTCACGCGGAATAACACCGCCAATGATCTTGTTTTCAAATTCAAAACCTTTGCCGGGCTCATTCGGCTCAAGCTCGATGACAACGTGGCCATATTGGCCGCGGCCGCCGCTTTGACGAATGAACTTGCCCACCGCTTCCACTTTCTTGCGGATGGTTTCTTTGTAGGCGACTTGCGGCTTGCCAACATTCGCATGAACTTTGAATTCGCGCAGCAGACGGTCAACCAAAATCTCCAGATGCAACTCACCCATACCGGAAATCAAGGTCTGCCCGGTTTCATCGTCCGTACGGACTTTGAAGGTGGGATCTTCTTCCGCAAGTTTGGCGAGTGACTCACCCAGAGCATCTTGATCGGCCTTGGTTTTTGGTTCGATCGCAACGGAAATCACCGGCTCCGGGAAATGCATCGATTCCAAGATAATTTGATTCTTCTCATCACAGAGCGTGTGGCCGGTCCGCGTATTCTTGAGTCCGACCGCCGCGATAATGTCTCCGGCTTGCGCGAACTCGATATCTTCACGTTTGTTCGCCGACATGAGCAGCAAGCGGCCAACTCGTTCTTTGTGCTTAATCGTGCTGTTGTACACATAACTGCCAACATCGACTTTGCCGGAATAAACGCGAAAATAGGTAAGCTTGCCGACATAAGGGTCGGTCATA
The DNA window shown above is from Cytophagia bacterium CHB2 and carries:
- the fusA gene encoding elongation factor G, producing the protein MSMNIDLAKIRNIGIMAHIDAGKTTTTERILFYTGKIHRMGEVHDGAATTDWMEQERERGITITSAAISCQWKNHRINIIDTPGHVDFTIEVERSLRVLDGAVALFCAVGGVEPQSETVWRQADRYRVPRIAFINKMDRVGADFYGAIQMIKERLGANAVPLQIPLGEGELFTGLIDLIRMKAVVYTDEALGKEWEELDIPAELADKAKEYRTILLEAVSDYDDSLLVKYLHDEPIGEEEIRAAIRKATIDVGMVPVLCGSAFKNKGVQRLLDAVTFYLPSPKDMPDTKGTHPKNNDELFRKPLPSEPFSALAFKIMTDPYVGKLTYFRVYSGKVDVGSYVYNSTIKHKERVGRLLLMSANKREDIEFAQAGDIIAAVGLKNTRTGHTLCDEKNQIILESMHFPEPVISVAIEPKTKADQDALGESLAKLAEEDPTFKVRTDDETGQTLISGMGELHLEILVDRLLREFKVHANVGKPQVAYKETIRKKVEAVGKFIRQSGGRGQYGHVVIELEPNEPGKGFEFENKIIGGVIPREYIKPTMEGIQQALQNGVLAGYPVVDVKASLIDGSYHDVDSSEMAFKIAGSMAFKEGAKKASPVLLEPVMDVEVVVPESYMGDVMGDLNSRRGRIRGMFPRSDAQVIAATVPLSEMFGYATTLRSITQGRAIYTMQFSHYDQVPQSIADTLTESVKSQK